From the genome of Nocardia mangyaensis:
CGCGGCCTGCTCGAGCGTCGTGGAGAACATGTCGGTGACGCTGACGGTCAGCGTGGCGGCGAACAGCAGCAGCATCAGCCACAGCGCCCGGTAGCGCGCCAGCTGGAACACCTTGGTGGCCATGTAGTGGCCCTCCCACGGCGCCGAACCGGCCTGCTTGGCGACGTCCTCGCTGTCGGCGGCCTCGAGCACCTCCATCGCGTCGTCGATGGTGAGCAGACCGACCACCCGGTCCTCGCTGTCGACGACGACCAGGTTGATGTCGTTGGTCGAACTCATCAACCGGGCGGCCTTCTCCGCGGAGTCGGTGGCCCGCGCGAACGGCGGTTCGGTGACGACGAGTTCGGACACCATCGCCTCGGGCGCGTGCAGCACCAGTTCGCGCAACTCGACGATGCCGGTGAGCCTGCGGCCGCGGTCGACGACGGGCAGCGTGTACACGGTCTCGGCGGTGCCGCCCTTGACCCGCACCCACGCCAGCGCCTGGGCCACGGTCAGATTGCCCGGCAGCGCGACGACCTCCGGGGTCATGTACTGCCCGACCGAGCCCTCCGGGTAGCCGAGCAGGGCGGCGGTCATCCGGCGTTCGCGCGGGCTCAGCCCGGCGAGCACCTTCTTGGCGACCTTGGCGGGCGCCTCGTGCAGCATGCGGGCGCGGTCGTCGGGGTCCATTGCCTCGACCAGATCGCGAAAGCTCTTCTCGCGCAGGCCCTGCAGGATCTGCTGCTGGTCCACGGGCTCGAGTTCCTCGAACACCGCGATCGCCCGATCCTTGTCGAGCAGCCGGAACACCACGCCGGCCTGCACGGCGTCCATGCGGGCCAGCGCGTCGGCGATGACGTGCGGTGGGCGGTTGTCGAGCCAGTCCATCGCGCCGTCGACCCGGTGGGTCTCGACGATGTCACGCACCGAATCCGACAGGATCGCCAGCGCCTCGGTCACCGAGTGGTCCTCGATGTCGGCGTTGCGCGGCGAATTCGATTCCGGCACAGCGGAATCAGCGGGTACGTGACGGGCTTCGACAAGATCGATCTGCGACATGGGACAGTCCTCTGGCGCGCGTGCGGCATACCTACGGCCGGGCTGCAGGAATGCGACGAGTGGTTGGGGAGACGGCGATGTACACCGCGGGCGTCACCGCGCCACGACCATCACGCACCACCGGGCCGAAACCGGCCGGGACTCAGTGCGAGGACGAAGGGGCGACGCCGCGCGGCCTTCGACTGGGGGGTTCGTTGCACATGGCAACACCACCTCCTCGTCGTCGCTGCAGGCTGTCGCCGATACAGATCGTTGGAGTACCCGTTCGGGCACACACTCGACCCAGAACAGTACACGCGGAGGCCAGGCATTTCATCTCGACCCGTGCGTACCACTGGTCACAGTCACCCCACCGGCGGCAACCCCGCGATGACGGTGTCGACGGCCTGTTCGGCCAGGACCCACAGCTCGGCGCGGTCGACGTGACGCAGCGGTCCGCGCAGGGCCAGCTCGGCGAAGCCGTGCACGGTGGACCAGCAACTCCAGGTCGCGCCGGTGCGGGCCGAGGGCGCCAGGTCGCCGATGTGGACCATCAGGTCGAGCGCGTCGGCGAGCGCGAGGTAGGCGGGTGAGTCGAGCACCGATTCCGGTGAGGTGTCCCCCGCACCGAAGAAGGCGGTCGCGAACCAACCCGGTTCGGCCAGCGCGAACGCGAGATAGCCGAGACCGACGGCACGCAGGCGCTGGCGCGGGGTGGCCAGGCCGCGGTCGGCCGCCATGCCCGTCGCCATCCGCACCTCGATCGCGGCCGAGACCGCCCGCAGCAGTGCCTGCCGGTCGGGAAAGTGCCGGTAGGCGGCGTTCGGCGTGACGCCGACACGGCGGGTGACCTCGCGGATCGTCAGCGCGTCGGGGCCGCCGGACCTGGTGAGTTCGAGCCCGGATTCGACCAGTGCCGCAGCGAGGTCACCGTGGTGATAGGCCAACCCTTGAACCCCCTTCCCGCGAAGTATACGCTGTGAACATATCAAATGTGCACGCCGTACACATCGAAGGGTGGCATCATGACCGCACTGCCGAGCATCGTCGATCAGGACACCTGGCAGGCCGAGTTGGACCGGCTCCGGATCAGAGAGAAGGCGGCGACCCGCGAACTCGACGCCGTCGCCGCGCAGCGACGCGCCCTGCCCGCGGTCCGCCTGCCCGACTACACACTGAAAGCCGAAGACGGGACCGAGGTTTCGCTCGCCGAGGTCTTCGACGGACACTCCCAGCTGATCACCTACCACCACATGTGGACCCCGGGTAACACCTGGCAGTGCCCCGGCTGCACCGGGCTCACCGCCCAATACGCACGCCTGGACTTCCTCGACGCCTACGACGCGCGATTCGTCATCGTCACCCAGGGCCCGATCGACGAGGCCTTGGCCTACAAGCGCCGCGTCGGCAACACGATGACCTGGTATTCGACCGCCGAGAGCCCCTTCGGCGCCGACATGGGCGCGGCACCGGGCGGGAACTTCGCGGTGAACACCTTCCTGCGCGACGGCGACACCGTCTACCGCAGCTGGCACACCGACGGTCGCGGCACCGAGCAGCTCTCCTACACCTTCGGCCTCGTCGATGCCCTCCCCTACGGCCGCCAAGAGGAATGGCAGGACAGCCCCGAAGGCTGGCCGCAATCACCGACCTACAGTCGCTGGCCGAGTTCCCAGGACATCGCCGCCTCCTACGGCGACCCGAGCGCGTGAGCCATGGGTGAGTATCGGCGCACACCGGCCGGTCCAGGATCAGGCCCGACGCGCGCACCACAGCTGCCCGGGCGGCCGACAGTGCGACAGTGGACCCGACACCCGCGGTGAGTCGCGCCGCGACATCGGTTCAGGACAACACCGTTCAGGACAACACCGAGGAGAAACCTGTGCGCTTCGGCATCTTCATCCCCCAGGGCTGGCGACTCGATCTGGTCGGTATCGAACCGGCCGACCACTGGGCGGTGATGCGGGAGCTCGCCCAGCGCTTCGACAGCACGCCCGAGTGGGAGTCGATCTGGGTCTACGACCACTTCCACACCACGCCCGTTCCCACCGACGAGGCGACCCACGAGGCATGGACGCTGATGTCGGCGTTCGCGGCGACCACCTCGCGCGTGCGGCTCGGCCAGATGTGTACGGCCATGAGCTACCGCAACCCCGCCTACCTGGCCAAGGTGGCCGCCACCGTCGACCTGATCTCGGGCGGACGAGTCGAGATGGGCATCGGCGGCGGCTGGTACGAACACGAGTGGCGCGCTTACGGTTACGGCTTCCCGTCCGCGGGTGAGCGGCTGGGCCGCCTCGACGAGGGCGTGCAGATCTTGCGCCAGGCCTGGCGGACCGGCCGCGCCACCCTCGATGGCGAGTACTACCAGGTCGACGACGCCATCGTGCACCCACGTCCGTTGCAGGAGCACGGGATTCCGATCTGGGTCGCGGGCGGTGGCGAGAAGAAGACGCTGCGTATCGCCGCGAAGTACGCCGACTACACCAATTTCAGCGGCGACCCCGAGGAGTTCGCCCGTAAGTCGGAGATCCTGCGCCGACACACCGTCGACGTCGGTACCGACTTCGACGCGATCACCCGCAGCGCCAACTTCAACGCCATCGTCGGCAGCACCGAATCCGAAGTCCAGGAACGCCTCTCGGCTATCGTCGAACGCCTCACGCCCTTCCTCGGCGCCGACGAAGCCAAGGTCCACGTCCACGACCAGTTCACCAACAGCGCCACCACCGGCACCCCCGAACAGATCATCGAACGCCTCACCACCGTCAGGGATCTCGGCCTCGCCTACGCCGTACTCAACTTCCCCGAAGCCGCCTACGACACCTCCGGCATCGAACTCTTCGAACGCGAGGTGATCCCCGCCCTCACCGCCTGAACCTCTCCGCCGCGGCCAGTTGCACTCTCCCGGTAGCGATTTCGAATTGCTGTGGCCTTGACCACACCGCGTTGCTCCGGCTATGTTCTCTCGCCAACAGACTTGGACGGACGTTCAGTTCAACGGACGTCCTGCTGGGGATCGAGGGATACGAATGATGTTGACCGATGCGCGACGAGTGCGCGCAGTCAGTGGGCGGCGGATCACTGCGCGATGGTTGGCGGTGATCTCCCTGGTCACGGGCGTGGTCGCCGCCGGAGGCGGGCCGGTGGTGGCCGAACCCGGGGGCGGGTTGAGTCCGTTGCGGACGCAGGGGGCCGAGATCGTCGACGGGTTCGGGCGGACCGTGCTGTTGCACGGGGTGAACAATGTCGACAAGTCGCCGCCGTATGTACAGCCCGGAGACGGCTTGACGCTGACCGATGCGTCGGCGGCGTTGTTGGCGCGGCACGGGTTCAACACCGTGCGGCTCGGGGTGTCGTTCGACGGGTTGATGCCGACCGAGGGCGTGGTCGACACCGCGTATCTGGATCGGCTCGCCAACGTGGTCGACACCTTGGCGGCGCACGGGATCTACACGCTGCTGGACAACCATCAGGACGGGTTGTCGAAGATCTGGGGCGGCAACGGCTTTCCGGAGTGGGCGATCCGGGCGCGACCGGCGGCCGACGAGCCGAATCCCGGGTTCCCGCTGTACTACCTGATGCCCAGCATGAACAAGGGCTGGGACGAGGTCTGGAACAACACCTATGGCGTACTCGATCATCTCGGGGTCGCGCTGGCGGCGCTGGCCGAGCGGATGAACGGGCGCGCGAGCGTGCTCGGCATCGAACTGCTCAACGAACCGTGGCCCGGCACACCATTTCTCACCTGCTTCCCCAACGGCTGCCCGGACTTCGACGCGAAATATCAACGCGCACTGCAGCAACTGACCGATGCCGTGCACTCGCGCAATTCCGCGGTACCGGTGTTCTGGGAACCCAATGTCACCTGGAACGAGACCATGCCGAGCCACCTCGGCAAGAACCCGCCGATCACCAGCCCCAATATCGTGTTCTCCCCACACGACTACTGCATCCCCAGCCAGCTCGCCATCTACCTGGGCCTGCCCGAGGAACTGCGCGCCCTGTGCCCGGTGCAGCAGGACAAGACATGGTCGAACATCGACTCGTTCACCGAGCGCACCGACATTCCCACCATGGTCACCGAATTCGGGGACGGCGACCCGACGGTGCTGCGCAACACCGTCACCCGCGCCGACGAACGCTTCATCGGCTGGCACTACTGGCATTACAGCGCGAGCGACGGCGATCCGTTCCGCGGCGAACTCGGCAGGGAACTCGTCCGCACCTATCCCCAGGCCACGGCGGGCACTCCGGACCGCATGATCTTCGATTCCGGCAACGGGGACTTCGCCTACCGCTACCACCCGCGACCGACCTCGGCACCCACCAAGATCTACGTCTCCGACCTCGCCTATCCCGAGGGCTACGAGGTACGGATCACCGGCGGCGCGGTCACCTCGGCGCCTGGCGCCCGCATCGTCACGGTGGAAGCCGACGGCACCGATCCGGTGACTGTCCGGATCCACCGCCCTGGCTCGCCGGGCGCCGACCTACCGTCCGGTGGTGACGGCGGATCATCGTCGGGTGGCACCGGATCGTCCTCGGGCTTCCCCCGGCTGCCCACCGGCTCGGCGGGCTGACCACGTCGTCCGAACTCGGTTCCCGGACAACGCGCTACGGACGGAGCATGCCGTTTCCCGAGGAATCCGCGACCCGGTAGCCTCGACCCCGAATCTGTCGGATCGCCACCCGGACCGGCGATCTCGACAGATTCGGAAGGGGGAATTCTGGTGATCGACACTCTCGCCGACACCGCGGTGCTGCTCCTCGCGGCAGGTTCGACCACGGTCGGCGCGATCTACGCGGCGGTGCTGCAGCTCTTCGATGCCCGTGGCGCGGCGCGACAGGTCGAGCAGCTGAACGAGGCCATCGCGGTGGCCGGCGACCACAGCGAGGGTGCTGCCCTCACCGTCGAGGCCAGGACGCAGACCGGCGAGGCCCGACTGGACTGGCTCGAGTCCATCGCACGGGAACGTTCCAGCCTCGATGTCAGGAACCATGCCGCGGCACTGCAGCAGCAGCGATGGACCACGGTGGCCAGCCTGCTGTGCGGTGTCATCGCGATCGGCGTGGTCATGTTCGGCCTGTTCGTCGGCAGCGCGAGCGATCCGCAAGGCGTCGCCGCCGCGGCCGCGGGCATCCTCCCCGGCGCGGCCAGCGGTCTGCTGTTCTGGCAGTCCCGCAGCGCCAGCATCCGGGCCGACAAGTTCGCCGAACGGATCTCCACCACGGCCGCGCGCGCCGAGGCACTGCGCATGTCCGCGGTGATCCTCGACCGCGGCACCCGCGACCGTTTCACCACCGCCGTCCTGCTCAGCTCGGCGTTCCCCGCACTGGCGGGGCCGGAGATCTGGCGCATGGCCGAGCAGATCGAGAGCGAATGCGAAGCGGACCGGGCCAAGGTCGACGAGGTCGTTCCAGAATCCACACTCCCGGTGGCGAATTGAGCAGTCAACGCCTACCGACGCCACTGCGGTGGTGACACGAGCGATCAAGCAGGGCAGCAAGGTCGTCACTTGGTGTCTGTTAAGCGGCGTTCACCACGCTGACCCGTATGACCACTGCAGTACGGCCCCAGCGTGCGGCGAACGAGTTTCCGCTCACCGGAAGCACTTCCGACGGCGACGAGACCGGGGTGATCGCGGCGTTCCTCATCGACATGACGCTGCACGCCGCGATCGGTGCCACCGCCTGGTCCATCGCGTCCGGTCCGACCGCCGTCCTCTACGGCATCGTGGCGTGGCTGGGTGCGTCCTTCCTGCACCGGACCCTCATCCAACGACTCACCCGCACCACGGTCGGCAAGTGCTCGTTCGGGCTCGAGCTGCGCCACGTGGACGGCACCTACCCCTCGACCGGGCAGTTGGTCGGCCAGTGGTTCCGAGGCGGCCTGTGCTGCTTCGATGTCTTCGGCAGCGTCGACTGAAGTCGGCGGTGGACCGTGGCCACCTCGGCCGCCGCGGAGTGGTCGGATACCACACCGACGTCTGATTCCCTGCCATACCAGAGGGTTACCGGCATCGAGAATTCCGCCGATAGCGTCGAGTCATGACCACATCTGACCTGGCCCCCGGATCATCTCGACGGGTGTCGCAGCGTGGCGCCGAGGGTGACTACGCCCGTCTGCTACGCCGGATCTCCGACGCCGGGCTGATGACGCGGCGTCCCGTCTACTATGCCGCCCGGCTCGGACTCGTCGGGCTCGCGTTCGTAGCGGGCTGGGCGGCGTTCGTGCTCCTCGGTGATTCGTGGTGGACGCTGCTGGTCGCGGCGTTCATGGCGGTGACCTTCGCACAGATCGCGCTGGTCATGCACGATGTCGCGCACCGTCAAGTGTTCCGGTTGCGGCAGCCGACGGAGCTGGTGGGGCGAATCGTCGGCAACGCCGGCATCGGCCTCGGCTACGGCTGGTGGCAGGACAAGCACACCCGCCACCACGCCAATCCGAACCACGAGGAACTCGATCCCGATGTCGCGCCCGACGTTCTGGTCTGGTCCCAGCGGCAGGCACGGTCCAGCCGAGGTCTACCGCGCCTCATCGGCCGGGCGCAGGCGTTCCTGTTCTTCCCCCTGCTGTTGCTGGAGGGTCTCAACCTCCACGTGGCAGGCGTTCGCGCGCTCCGAAATCGGTCGGTCAAACACCGCGGATGGGAGGGCGCCCTGCTGTTGGGTCACTTCGCCCTCTACCTGACCGCGCTGTTCGCGGTACTGCCCGCCGACAAGGCGCTGGCGTTCTTCGCCGTCCACCAGGGCCTCTTCGGCCTCTACATGGGCTGCATCTTCGCCCCGAACCACAAGGGCATGCCGACCTTGACCGGCAACGACCGCCCCGACTACCTGCGACGCCAGGTACTGACCTCCCGCAACGTGCGCGGTGGCGCGCTGACCGGTCTCGCCCTGGGCGGCCTCAACTATCAGATCGAACACCATCTGTTCCCGAGCATGCCGACCCCGAACCTGCGCCACGCCCAAATGATCGTCCGCGACTACTGCACCGAAATCGGCGTGCCCTACCACGAAACCGGGCTGATCGCCTCGTACCGAGAGGCACTCAGGCACCTGCACAACGTCGGCGCCCCGCTCCGCAACCCCTGATCGGCAGACGGACGCGGGCGGCCCCGATTCGAGGCCGCCCGCGTCCGTCAAACGCTTACAACATGCAGCTGACGCAGCCCTCCACCTCGGTCCCTTCGAGAGCCATCTGTCGCAGGCGGATGTAGTAGAGCGTCTTGATGCCCTTGCGCCACGCGTAGATCTGGGCCTTGTTGAGGTCGCGAGTGGAGGCGGTGTCCTTGAAGAACAAGGTCAGCGACAAACCCTGGTCGACGTGCTGGGTGGCCGCCGCGTAGGTGTCGATGATCTTCTCGTAGCCGATTTCGTAGGCGTCGTCGTAGTACTCGAGGTTGTCGTTGTCGAGGTAGGGGGCCGGGTAGTAGACGCGGCCGATCTTGCCTTCCTTGCGGATCTCGATCTTCGACGCCACCGGGTGGATCGAGCTGGTGGAGTGGTTGATGTAGGAGATCGAACCGGTCGGCGGGACGGCCTGCAGGTTCTGGTTGTAGATGCCGTACTCCCGGACCGACGCCTCGAGCACGCGCCAATCGTCCTGGGTGGGGATGTGCACGCCCGCGTCGGCGAACAGCTGGGCGACCCTGGCGGTCTTGGGTTCCCACACTTGATCGGTGTACTTGTCGAAGTACTCGCCGGAGGCATACTTGGAGTCGGCGAAGCCACCGAAGGCGCTGCCGCGCTCCTTGGCGATCAGGTTCGAGGCCCGGATCGCGTGGTAGACCACGGTGTAGAAGTAGATGTTGGTGAAGTCAACACCCTCTTCGGAGCCGTAGTGGACCCGCTCCCGCGCCAGGTAGCCGTGCAGATTCATCTGCCCGAGGCCGATGGCGTGGGACTCGTTGTTGCCCTGCTCGATCGAGGGCACCGAGTAGATGTGGGTCTGGTCCGAGACCGCGGTCAGCGCACGGATCGAGGTCTCGATGGTCTGACCGAAGTCCGGCGAATCCATCGCCTTGGCGATGTTGAGCGAACCCAGGTTGCACGAGATGTCCTTGCCGACCTTGGAGTAGGACAGATCGTCGTTGAACTCCGAGGGGGTCGAGACCTGCAGGATCTCCGAGCACAGGTTCGAGTGGGTGATCTTGCCTGCGATGGGATTAGCTCTGTTGACCGTATCTTCGAACATGATGTAGGGGTAGCCCGACTCGAACTGCAGCTCGGCGATGGTCTGGAAGAACTCACGCGCCTTGATCTTGGACTTGCGGATGCGCTTGTCGTCGACCATCTCGTAGTACTTCTCGGTGACGTCGATATCGGCGAACGGCTTGCCGTAGATGCGCTCGACGTCGTACGGCGAGAACAGGTACATGTCCTCGTTCTTCTTCGCCAGCTCGAAGGTGATGTCGGGGATCACCACACCCAGCGACAGCGTCTTGATCCGGATCTTCTCGTCCGCGTTCTCGCGCTTGGTGTCGAGGAAGCGGTAGATGTCGGGGTGGTGCGCGTGCAGGTACACCGCACCGGCGCCTTGACGCGCACCCAACTGGTTGGCGTAGGAGAAGGAGTCCTCGAGCAGCTTCATGATCGGGATGACACCCGAGCTCTGGTTCTCGATCTTCTTGATCGGCGCGCCGTGCTCACGAATGTTGCTCAGCAGCAACGCGACACCGCCGCCACGCTTGGACAGCTGCAGCGCGGAGTTGATCGAGCGCCCGATCGACTCCATGTTGTCCTCGATGCGCAACAGGAAGCAATTGTGCACAACCGTGCCGCGGATCGAATAGGTGTGTGTGCCCTCGACATGGAGGTTGTACACCTTCTCCGGCGCTTCGGTCGTGCACGTGATCGCACGAACACCGTAGACATGGCGACCGTGCACAACCTGGTAGGTCGCGCGCTTCGTACCCTTACGCCCGACGTAATTGTGCAGGTTCTTACCGATGTCGAAGATGAATTCTTCGTTGTTGCCGGGGAGACCTGGGATGAAGACCTGACCGGTCGTGTTGCCCGCTTGATTGACGTACTGGCGAACGGTCGACACGATGCTCAGGCGGCGCAGCATCAGCTGCACCTGGTCGATGAGTTCAGGATTGACCAGGTCGAGCACCATCCCACCGGTGGTGCTGCAGCCGTCCCCACGGAACAACCCGGCGAGCAGCCCGCGCTGGAAGTCCTCGTTCGCGGTCAGAACATCGTGGTTGAGCCGCTTTTCCCCGTAGCCGGTTCCTGCCAGGGACATCAGCAGCGACGCAACGACCTTGCTGTTGCACACCATCTTCGTCGAGTGATCCGAGTGATTGGTGTGCAGGGAAAGATCCGCGCCGAACACCTGCTTGAATGCCATACCGAGCTCGACGTGATATTCGGCCTCGTGTGCTCCGAGCGTGAAGTGGACGCCGTTCGGCTGAACGCCCTCGACGCCCGACCGTTTGGACACATACCCCTCGGCGACATACCAACCGAGAACCAAACCCAGTTCGTAGGACTCCTCGACGTAACGGTTGACCGAGACGAAGCGCTGGCTGTGCCGCTGCTTGTTGCGATGCTTGGCATCGACATTCACCTTGCGGATCGCGCCATCGACCTCTTCGTAGACGCCTGCGCCGACATACTCCATGAGGTCGAACGTGCGCCGGTCGCGCTCACCGAGCGGTGCGGTGGTCACGACGAAGTCGGACGGTTGCACGTCCTTGGCGGCCAACCACACAAAGCCGTTGAACGGGTCTGCCCCGTCACCGTCGATCAACGTTTCGACATCCCTCGACGTCCACACCAGGATCGGATGCTCGGGCGTACAGCGAATCGGCTCTTTGTGACCGAAGTGCGAAATCGACACCAGCGCTTCGGTATTCGGATTCTCGATCATAGCTTCCACCACACGGTAAGACCCGTCGTGCGAAAGTACCTTGTCACCCGGCAGCAACGTCTCGATAGCCCGCTGGCCGTCGATCGTGTCCACGGGAGTACCTGCGGGGAAGCACGACACCGGCTCGCCGCGCTGCTTCTTGCCGGAGTTGAGGAAGGTGGGGGTGGCGGGCTGGAAACGGCCGTCGATGATCTCGTCGACCAGCTTGCCCGCGAGCACCTCGTCGCCCGCGGCGAGGGTGAGCGCGACCATGCAGACGCGATCCTCGAAGCGCTCCAGGTAGCGCTTGCCGTCGAAGGTCTTGAGCGTGTAAGAGGTGTAGTACTTGAACGCGCCGAGGAAGGTGGGGAACCGGAACTTCTTGGCGTAGGCCTGCTGGAACAGCTGCTTGACGAAGGCGCGATCGTACTGATCGAGCACCTCGGTCTCGTAGTAGTTCTCCTTGACCAGGTAGTCCAGCTTCTCGTCCAGGTTGTGGAAGAAGACGGTGTTCTGGTTGACGTGCTGCAGGAAGTACTGGTGCGCGGCCTCGCGGTCCTTGTCGAACTGGATCTCGCCGTCGGGGCCGTACAGGTTCAGCATCGCGTTGAGAGCGTGGTAGTCCAGAACCTCGCCCGCGTCGGCACGCGTGGCGGCCTGCTCTAGACGGGCTGACTTGCCTGCCGGTGCTGTGGTTGCTGTTGCCAAAACAATCCCAATCCCTCTCGGACGCGCGCGACGTCCTCAGCGGTTCCCATGAGTTCGAAGCGATACAGGTACGGCACCCCGCTCTTGCGCGAGATGATGTCGCCTGCGGCGCAATAGGTATCGCCGAAGTTCGTGTTTCCGGCCGCGATCACCCCGCGCAGCAGGGCGCGGTTGTGCGGGTCGTTGAGGAACTTGGCGACCTGCCGCGGTACGAGGTCCTTGTCGGACCGTTGTCCACCCATCACGTGCCGACCACCCCCGTAGGTGGGGGTGATCAGCACGTAGGGTTCGTCGACGCGCAGCGATTCAGCGGTGTGCAGTGGTAGTCGAGTGGCCGGGAGACCCAGCTTCTCGACGAAACGATGAGTGTTCTCCGAAGCGCTGGAGAAGTAGACCAGCCCGCCCGGAGTCGTCCGCTCGGGCATGGGAGCCTCCTTCGGCGCGAAGTCCTAAGCGGCCGCGACGGCGAGCGACTTGATGCGGTCGGGACGGAAGCCCGACCAGTGATCCTCGCCCGCGACGACGACCGGAGCCTGCAGGTAGCCGAGCGCCATGACGTAATCGCGCGCCTCGGCGTTCTCGGAGATGTCGATGATCTCGTAGTCCACCCCGACCTTGTCGAGCGCCTTGTAGGTGGCATTGCACTGGACGCAAGCGGGCTTGGTGTACACGGTGATGGTCATCTAGGTTCTCCCTCTCCTGAGCCTGTTCGCGGCGTTCGCGAGCCCTCCGTGGTGACGCAGGCTTCCGCCTCCGGCCTCCGAGCTCACACCGCAGTGCCTGATCCACAGCCTGTGATCCGTATGCAAGTGCACGAACGGTGATGCTGCGCAAACTCCTGGATCTGGCGAAGAAAGCCCTGCTCGTAACCCCTTCCCTTGGGCCCGATCAGTGGTGGCTTCACACCGTGTTCCAGTACCGAAGACACTACACCTAGTGTCCGACAGATGTGAACAACACAAGGTGTTGCGAGTCGCACAGATGTAATTCCGACGTCGTAAGTCCCAGTACACCCGATCGGCAAGCAGGCGAAACAGTGTCCCAGATCACGATTTCGCATCCCGGCGAGTCTTCAGCAAACTCCTCGGACACGCGAAAGGGGCGTCGCGTCCCTACCGGATGCGACGCCCCTTTTGGAGCCGAACGACAGCTTACGCGTTCACCCGCGCGCTCTCGACGGCGGCGACGAGCTGATGCACGGTCGCACCGAGCTGAGTCAGCGCCTCGGCGTCCTGGGCGGGGTGGGTCTGACCGAAGCGCTCGCCGATGGTGGCGAACTGCGCGGTGGCGGCCTCGACGACGACGCCACCGGCGATGCCGACCGACTTGACGGTGTCGCCGTGCGCCCACGCGGCGGCGTTCGGGCTGATCGACGCACTCACCACGGCGACCGGCTTACCCTTGATCGCACCGGTGCCATAGGGACGCGAAGCCCAGTCGATGACGTTCTTGAGCACGGCAGGCAGGGTGCCGTTGTACTCGGGAGTGAGCAGCAGGACCGC
Proteins encoded in this window:
- the nrdE gene encoding class 1b ribonucleoside-diphosphate reductase subunit alpha, coding for MHGRHVYGVRAITCTTEAPEKVYNLHVEGTHTYSIRGTVVHNCFLLRIEDNMESIGRSINSALQLSKRGGGVALLLSNIREHGAPIKKIENQSSGVIPIMKLLEDSFSYANQLGARQGAGAVYLHAHHPDIYRFLDTKRENADEKIRIKTLSLGVVIPDITFELAKKNEDMYLFSPYDVERIYGKPFADIDVTEKYYEMVDDKRIRKSKIKAREFFQTIAELQFESGYPYIMFEDTVNRANPIAGKITHSNLCSEILQVSTPSEFNDDLSYSKVGKDISCNLGSLNIAKAMDSPDFGQTIETSIRALTAVSDQTHIYSVPSIEQGNNESHAIGLGQMNLHGYLARERVHYGSEEGVDFTNIYFYTVVYHAIRASNLIAKERGSAFGGFADSKYASGEYFDKYTDQVWEPKTARVAQLFADAGVHIPTQDDWRVLEASVREYGIYNQNLQAVPPTGSISYINHSTSSIHPVASKIEIRKEGKIGRVYYPAPYLDNDNLEYYDDAYEIGYEKIIDTYAAATQHVDQGLSLTLFFKDTASTRDLNKAQIYAWRKGIKTLYYIRLRQMALEGTEVEGCVSCML
- the nrdI gene encoding class Ib ribonucleoside-diphosphate reductase assembly flavoprotein NrdI; amino-acid sequence: MPERTTPGGLVYFSSASENTHRFVEKLGLPATRLPLHTAESLRVDEPYVLITPTYGGGRHVMGGQRSDKDLVPRQVAKFLNDPHNRALLRGVIAAGNTNFGDTYCAAGDIISRKSGVPYLYRFELMGTAEDVARVREGLGLFWQQQPQHRQASQPV
- a CDS encoding redoxin NrdH, which translates into the protein MTITVYTKPACVQCNATYKALDKVGVDYEIIDISENAEARDYVMALGYLQAPVVVAGEDHWSGFRPDRIKSLAVAAA
- a CDS encoding NAD(P)H-dependent oxidoreductase, whose product is MSETRILTLVGSLRAGSINRQLAEAAVQTAPDGVDISIYEGLAEIPFYNEDLDVAGSVPAQAESLRAAVAAADAVLLLTPEYNGTLPAVLKNVIDWASRPYGTGAIKGKPVAVVSASISPNAAAWAHGDTVKSVGIAGGVVVEAATAQFATIGERFGQTHPAQDAEALTQLGATVHQLVAAVESARVNA